From Deinococcus aquaticus, one genomic window encodes:
- a CDS encoding U32 family peptidase, protein MPRVPVKPEVMSPVGGEAQLRAAVEAGADAVFFGVNPARDQVGRAGRADGAGFHARAKVGFELEALPEIMSGLHARGVQGFVTFNVLVFDRELRQAEAQLIALAEAGVDALIVQDHGVARLAQQICPDLPIHGSTQMSITSAEGAELARRFGASRVVLGRELSLLDIERIANQTDIELETFVHGALCVSYSGQCFSSEAWGGRSANRGQCAQACRLPYDLFVDGLQRDLGDARYLLSPGDLYALHQVPDLVRIGVDCLKIEGRYKDAEFVALTTAAYRKAVDEAWAGLPLSVTRQEEQDLEQVYSRGLAPHFMAGTNHQTVVRGRAPRHRGVRVGTVRGVTERGVLAELSEPLKPGDGLVFDPANWRAPEGREEGGFLYGLWQEGQQLDDAALARVRPGGVYELRFGRGAVDGRRVREGDPVWRTQDPTLAARVRPLVEAADPVYTRPVTAHFMGHVGFPPALTLTDEHGHSVTATLPDALGEARNRALDAAGLREQLGKLGGTPFHLQDLTTDLSGAGFLPISALNALRRDAAAQLTDLRAQAPERRTAPRLDSALAALPRADRAPADHTPRLHVLVRTPEQLDAALEQRPDSITLDYLELYGLKPSVERVRAAGIPVRVASPRILKPTEQNLQKFLQSLNAGILVRSGGLLEGLQEQRGPESGGQESGGAELTGDFSLNAANVLTTRALLDLGLSRLTPTHDLNAQQITELAGLVGGQHLEVIAYGHLPVFHTEHCVFCRFLSSGTDYTNCGHPCETHRVALRDERGHTHPVMADVGCRNTVFEGRPQVAAPHLGEWQRAGIRDLRLEFVHETPQQVTGVIEAHRAFLAGALSAAGLQDTLDALSARAGVTEGSLFVPHDFGTLDALPVL, encoded by the coding sequence ATGCCGCGTGTCCCCGTTAAACCCGAAGTGATGAGTCCCGTGGGCGGTGAGGCCCAGTTGCGCGCCGCCGTCGAGGCCGGCGCGGACGCCGTGTTCTTTGGCGTGAATCCCGCCCGTGATCAGGTGGGCCGCGCCGGCCGGGCCGATGGGGCGGGCTTTCACGCGCGCGCCAAGGTGGGCTTCGAGCTCGAAGCCCTGCCGGAGATCATGTCCGGGCTGCACGCGCGGGGTGTGCAGGGGTTTGTGACGTTCAACGTGCTGGTGTTCGACCGGGAACTGCGGCAGGCCGAGGCGCAACTGATCGCGCTGGCCGAGGCGGGCGTGGACGCGCTGATCGTGCAGGATCACGGGGTGGCGCGGCTGGCGCAGCAGATCTGCCCGGACCTGCCCATTCACGGCAGCACGCAGATGAGCATCACGTCCGCCGAGGGCGCGGAACTCGCGCGGCGCTTCGGCGCTAGCCGCGTGGTGCTGGGCCGCGAACTGAGCCTGCTGGACATCGAACGCATCGCGAACCAGACGGACATTGAACTGGAGACCTTCGTGCACGGCGCGCTGTGCGTCAGTTACTCCGGGCAGTGCTTCTCCAGTGAAGCCTGGGGTGGGCGCAGCGCGAACCGTGGGCAGTGCGCGCAGGCCTGCCGCCTGCCGTACGACCTGTTCGTGGACGGCCTGCAACGCGACCTGGGCGACGCCCGCTACCTGCTGTCGCCCGGTGACCTGTACGCGCTGCATCAGGTGCCGGACCTCGTGCGGATCGGCGTGGACTGCCTGAAGATCGAGGGCCGCTACAAGGACGCCGAGTTCGTCGCCCTGACCACCGCCGCGTACCGCAAGGCCGTGGATGAAGCCTGGGCGGGCCTGCCGCTGAGCGTCACCCGGCAGGAAGAGCAGGACCTGGAGCAAGTGTACTCGCGCGGGCTGGCGCCGCACTTCATGGCCGGCACGAACCATCAGACGGTCGTGCGTGGCCGCGCCCCCCGCCACCGGGGCGTGCGGGTGGGCACCGTGCGCGGCGTGACCGAGCGCGGCGTGCTGGCCGAACTGAGTGAGCCCCTGAAACCCGGCGACGGACTGGTGTTCGACCCGGCCAACTGGCGCGCCCCCGAGGGCCGCGAGGAGGGCGGCTTCCTGTACGGCCTGTGGCAGGAAGGCCAGCAGCTGGACGACGCGGCCCTGGCCCGCGTGCGGCCGGGCGGCGTGTACGAACTGCGCTTCGGGCGCGGCGCCGTCGATGGCCGCCGCGTGCGCGAGGGCGACCCGGTCTGGCGCACCCAGGACCCCACGCTGGCCGCGCGCGTCAGACCGCTGGTCGAGGCGGCCGACCCGGTGTACACCCGCCCGGTCACGGCGCACTTCATGGGGCACGTGGGCTTCCCGCCCGCCCTGACCCTGACCGATGAGCACGGCCACAGCGTCACCGCGACCCTGCCGGACGCGCTGGGCGAGGCCCGCAACCGCGCGCTGGACGCGGCGGGCCTGCGTGAGCAACTGGGTAAACTGGGCGGCACGCCGTTCCACCTTCAGGATCTGACCACCGACCTCAGCGGCGCGGGGTTCCTGCCGATCAGCGCCCTGAACGCCCTGCGCCGCGACGCGGCCGCGCAACTGACCGACCTGCGCGCCCAGGCGCCCGAGCGCCGCACGGCGCCCCGCCTGGACAGCGCCCTGGCCGCCCTGCCCCGCGCGGACCGCGCGCCCGCCGACCACACCCCGAGGCTGCACGTGCTTGTCCGCACGCCCGAACAGCTGGACGCCGCGCTGGAGCAGCGCCCGGACTCCATCACGCTGGATTACCTGGAACTGTACGGCCTGAAACCCAGCGTGGAACGCGTGCGGGCTGCCGGTATTCCCGTGCGGGTCGCCAGCCCCCGCATCCTGAAACCCACCGAGCAGAACCTCCAGAAGTTCCTGCAATCCCTGAACGCGGGCATTCTGGTCCGCAGCGGCGGCCTGCTCGAAGGCCTGCAGGAGCAGCGCGGGCCGGAGTCGGGGGGGCAGGAGTCGGGCGGGGCGGAACTGACCGGCGACTTCAGCCTGAACGCCGCGAATGTCCTGACCACCCGCGCGCTGCTGGACCTGGGATTGAGCCGCCTGACGCCCACCCACGACCTGAACGCGCAGCAGATCACGGAACTCGCCGGACTGGTCGGCGGGCAGCACCTGGAAGTCATCGCGTACGGACACCTGCCGGTCTTCCATACCGAGCACTGCGTGTTCTGCCGCTTCCTGAGCAGCGGCACCGACTACACCAACTGCGGGCACCCCTGCGAGACGCACAGGGTCGCCCTGCGCGACGAACGCGGCCACACCCACCCGGTCATGGCGGATGTCGGCTGCCGCAACACTGTGTTCGAGGGCCGCCCGCAGGTGGCCGCGCCGCACCTAGGTGAGTGGCAGCGCGCCGGTATCCGCGACCTGCGCCTGGAATTCGTGCACGAAACGCCGCAGCAGGTCACGGGCGTCATCGAGGCTCACCGCGCGTTCCTGGCGGGCGCGCTATCGGCAGCCGGGCTTCAGGACACCCTGGACGCCCTGTCTGCCAGGGCCGGCGTGACCGAGGGCAGCCTGTTCGTGCCGCACGACTTCGGCACGCTGGACGCCCTGCCGGTCCTGTAA
- a CDS encoding DUF402 domain-containing protein, with product MTPQAHPVKVERHDVSARCHYTNTGARAVHTYRETPFGLFVARDFHAHPRIRHWQAHLLPALNLVVCRYDFHGRREHDYYLDVADITRHGDVWHVRDLYLDLIVHDGLMAEIADTDELLAAREAGYLTETEMHRAVAIAHTALSGLGRARYVLPDWLARRDLHLHWCDAAALA from the coding sequence ATGACCCCACAGGCGCATCCGGTGAAGGTGGAAAGACACGACGTGTCGGCACGTTGCCATTACACCAATACCGGCGCGAGGGCCGTCCACACCTACCGCGAGACGCCGTTCGGGCTGTTCGTAGCGCGAGATTTTCATGCGCACCCCCGCATCCGGCACTGGCAGGCGCACCTGTTGCCCGCCCTGAACCTCGTGGTGTGCCGCTACGATTTTCACGGTCGGCGCGAACACGACTATTACCTGGACGTGGCCGACATCACCCGCCACGGCGACGTGTGGCACGTGCGGGACCTGTACCTGGACCTGATCGTGCACGACGGCCTGATGGCCGAGATTGCCGACACCGACGAACTGCTCGCCGCGCGCGAGGCCGGGTACCTGACCGAAACCGAGATGCACCGCGCGGTCGCCATCGCGCACACGGCGCTGTCCGGGCTGGGTCGCGCCCGGTATGTGCTGCCCGACTGGCTGGCCCGCCGCGACCTGCACCTGCACTGGTGCGACGCGGCCGCCCTCGCCTGA